From the genome of Fibrobacter sp., one region includes:
- a CDS encoding glycoside hydrolase family 5 protein: protein MRIFQLIGTISLGAFLLLGCDGENITEVSQKETDISLAERVGPVSQYGELLAGQVDGVGRIYGSCNGIAAGKEVQVRGMSMFWSVAGVGADFYNEAAIDAMVRDMKIEIIRLAIGTEENWGVGGFMKDPDAQRELIKNSVMAAVKNDIYVIIDWHSHTAVDQLEAAKQFFGEMAEAYGGYNNVIFEIFNEPTKQSWDQVRDYANQIVDTIRVHSDNLVLVGNPNWDQRPDMAIGKEVEDSKHNVAYTFHYYAMTHGNWEMGNANKAMKAGLSIFVSEWGTGTADGNGTPGEAENQKWQDWMDANKLSSANWSAGNKNEGTAAFTPNSTPESIEFTVSGEMVKGFFAKNPDSYTACKSTKK from the coding sequence ATGAGGATTTTCCAGTTAATCGGCACGATATCCCTTGGTGCATTCCTGCTTTTGGGATGCGATGGCGAAAATATTACAGAAGTTAGTCAGAAAGAGACCGATATCTCGCTTGCTGAAAGGGTCGGGCCGGTAAGCCAGTATGGCGAGCTTTTGGCGGGTCAGGTAGATGGGGTTGGGCGTATCTACGGCTCTTGTAATGGAATCGCGGCTGGCAAGGAAGTTCAAGTTCGTGGCATGAGCATGTTCTGGAGCGTTGCTGGTGTGGGTGCCGATTTCTACAACGAAGCGGCAATTGATGCCATGGTCAGGGATATGAAGATTGAAATCATCCGCCTCGCTATCGGAACCGAAGAAAACTGGGGTGTAGGTGGTTTCATGAAGGATCCCGATGCCCAGCGTGAGCTCATCAAAAATTCAGTGATGGCAGCTGTTAAGAACGATATCTATGTGATTATCGACTGGCATTCTCATACGGCAGTTGACCAACTAGAAGCGGCCAAGCAGTTCTTTGGCGAGATGGCGGAAGCCTATGGTGGATATAACAACGTCATTTTTGAAATATTCAACGAGCCCACCAAGCAGAGTTGGGATCAAGTTAGGGACTATGCGAACCAGATTGTAGACACTATCCGCGTACATTCGGACAACCTTGTCCTTGTGGGTAATCCTAATTGGGACCAGAGGCCCGATATGGCCATAGGCAAAGAGGTGGAAGACTCCAAGCACAATGTAGCCTACACCTTCCACTACTACGCTATGACGCATGGCAATTGGGAAATGGGCAATGCCAATAAAGCTATGAAAGCGGGTCTATCGATTTTTGTAAGTGAATGGGGTACGGGCACAGCTGACGGAAACGGAACACCAGGTGAAGCCGAAAACCAGAAATGGCAAGACTGGATGGATGCCAACAAGTTGTCTTCGGCCAACTGGTCTGCGGGCAACAAGAACGAAGGCACTGCGGCATTTACCCCGAACTCAACTCCGGAGTCCATAGAATTTACCGTTTCTGGTGAAATGGTCAAGGGCTTCTTTGCCAAGAATCCGGACAGCTACACGGCCTGCAAGTCCACAAAGAAATAA